One window from the genome of Nicotiana tomentosiformis chromosome 5, ASM39032v3, whole genome shotgun sequence encodes:
- the LOC138891862 gene encoding uncharacterized protein — protein MQKFTSEDPPVHDSDMPDNEKFMVVEAWKQTDFLCKCYILSALEDGLYNVYSAINTLKELWDSLKKKYKTQDAYFKKFVVFKFLDYKMIDNKIVGTQVQELQIIFYDLIAEGMVVNEAFQVATIIEKLPLSWRDFKNYLKHKRKEIKLKGLVIYL, from the coding sequence ATGCAGAAGTTCACCAGTGAAGACCCTCCAGTGCATGACTCTGACATGCCAGACAATGAGAAGTTTATGgttgttgaggcgtggaaacagacagattttctttgcaaatgctACATCCTAAGTGCTTTGGAGGATGGCTTGTACAATGTCTACAGTGCTATAAATACtttgaaagaattatgggacTCACTtaagaagaagtacaagactcaAGATGCATACTTCAAAAAGTTTGTGGTTttcaagtttctagactataaaatgatagacaacaaaattgttggaacccaagttcaagagcttcaaattattttttacgaccttattgctgaaggtatggtagtgaatgaagcatttcaagtggctacAATAATTGAAAAGTTGCCTCTTTCGTGGAGGGATTTCAAAAACTATCtaaagcacaagcgcaaagaaataaaGTTGAAAGGTCTTGTGATTTATCTCTAA